The Pyrus communis chromosome 8, drPyrComm1.1, whole genome shotgun sequence region GTGTATTGTTCACTATTTCCAAAAGACTATCAGTTCAAGAAGGAAGATATGGTTTTACTTTGGATGGCAGAAGGTTTAATTCCGCAAGGTTTTAACGGACAAAGAATGGAAGACACGGCTAGAAGTTACTTTGATGAACTAGTATCACGATCACTACTTCAAAAATCAGGGGAGGATGGTTTTACAATGCATGATCTTCTTAACGACTTGGGTCGGTTCATGTCTGGGGGATTTTTTCTCAGGTTGGAAGAGAGGGAATCACAAGAAGTTAAAAGACTTCGTCATTTGTCATATGCTAGGGGAGAATTTGATGCTGCTAAAAAATTTGAGCCATTAAATGGGGCTAAGTGTCTGCGGACCTTCCTACCTATCTCAATACATGGCTTTTTGAGCCGCATAAGTAAAAAGTTTCTACATGATTTGTTGCCATCCATGAAACGTTTACGGGTTTTATCATTGTCCCGTTATAAAAATGTTGCTGAAGTACCTGATTCTGTGGGCAATCTCATTCACCTGCGCTACCTGGATCTCTCCAGGACGGCAATTGTAAACTTACCTGGTGCAGTTTGCACTCTCTACAATTTGCAGACGTTGTTGTTGTCATATTGTCATAATCTCATTGAACTGCCAGCAGACATGAGAAAATTGATAAATTTACGGACGTTAACGTTGACAGGTTGCCGTCGCCTTACTAAATTACCAGCAGATATGAGGGAATTGAGTAGTTTGCATTACCTCGATGTCAGTGGAACAAACATAAAAGGGATGCCAGTGGAAATTGGAAGACTAAAGAGTTTGAGAACATTAACTGATTTTGTTGTGCGGAAATATACCGGATCTAGCATTGGAGAATTAAGGGAGTTGCAGCATCTTCAAGGAAGACTTCGTATTTCAAATCTGCAAAATGTAGTTGATGTTGTGGATGCTTTGGAAGCCAATTTGAAGAATAAGAAAGAACTCAATGACTTAGAGTTGGCATGGGGTGATGAGGAAGCCGATGATTCCCAAAAGGAGAGAGATGTGCTTGACAAGCTCCAACCTTCTGCAAATTTGGAGAAACTGACTATCAGATTCTATGGAGGAACCAGCTTCCCAAACTGGTTAGGAAGCTCTAATTCCTTCTCTAACATACAGTTCATGTGGGTCAGTGATTGTAAGTATTGTTTGTCCTTACCAAGTTTTGGGCAGCTGCCCACTCTTAAAGAGCTACATGTCCAAAGAATGAAATTTGTTAGGACGGTTGGTGTTGAATTCTACGGTGATCTTAATGGAGCTTCTGTAATTCAGCCCTTTCGGTCTCTGAAGACGCTAGAGTTTCAGGAGATGCCAGAGTGGGAGGATTGGCTTCCGAGTCCAAGTGGAGGTCAATGTTCAGACTTTCCTTGTCTCCAGGTGCTGAGAATAAGTTATTGTAAGAAGCTGAGAGGATACTTGCCCAATCGTCTTCCATGCTTGAAAACACTTAGAGTGTCTGGGTGTGAATATCTACATCTGCATGATGAATGGGccagtagtagtagtagtggtCTTAACATGGACTACTTACAGAATTCCTTGGAAATATATATTCATGGATGCCCAGGTCTGTTACCATTAATAGAGAGAGTAGAGAAGAAGTTCTTGTCCACACTTGAAATTTCTAATTTTGATGCAATACAGTGCCTGCCCAAAATGAAATATCTTCGAAGTTTGGTATTCAGGAAATGCCCAACCGTGTCGTCATTAGAGTTCTTATCTCATGAGATGATGGCCGAATTGACATCACTTGAGTATTTGGATATCTCGAATAGTTTTCATTCAGTGAGGTCCTTCCCGTTGGGCGTTTTCCCCAAACTTTCAACTCTTGAAATCTATGGCTGTGAGAATCTGGAATCCTTTTCTATTGAAGGAGTTGATCACAACCTAAGCCACCTCAACTCCCTGCGAATCGTGGGCTGTCCAAATCTGGCGTCTTTCCCGGACGGAGGATTGCCCACTCCCAACTTGAGAGAATTGGGAGTCTGGGAATGCGAGAATTTGAAGTCGTTCCCCGAACGAATTCGCACCCTCACCGCCCTTGAACGATTGTATTTATTCGAACTTCCAAATCTGGTATCATTTGCCCAAGGGGGTTTGCCTCCCAACCTGCAATATTTTGAAATTTCCGGTTGCGACAAAGTGAAGCCTTCAGTGGAGTGGGGATTACAAGGACTTGTCTCCCTTAAACAATTTGAAATTATTGGCGAGATCTGGGCACCGTTGCTCAAGGAACAGCTCCTGCTCCCTACTACTCTTAACGATCTCTGCATCGCTGGACTATCAAATCTGGAATTCCTGACACGAGAGGGACTTCAACACCTCACTTCTCTTCAATATCTAACTATTTATAGTTGCCCGAGTCTGGAATTCCTTCCAGCAGAGGGACTTCTACACCTCACTTCTCTTCAAAAGCTACAAATTCGTGGGTGTCCAAAACTCCAATTCCTGCCAGAAAACGGTTTGCCGCCCTCTCTTTCTTACCTGGAGATCTACAATTGTTCCACCCTGGAGAAAAGGTACGAGGATAAGAAAGGAGAAGATTGGGCCAAGATATCTCACATTCCTTGCATACGGATAAACGACGAAGTGATCATATGAGCTCTGTCTCTCTCATACAAAGTTGTGGCATTTCACTCTCAGGTATTTTGCATCTAATTAACTTGAatagtttgaaaaataaaagacataACAGAAATAAGAATCATAGCATATTGATCAAATATTTCTTTGCAGGAAGGAAGACACATTATCGCTACATCTTTAACATTTTCGGATGGTATGAAGAGGATCAATCCAGCATAGTAAGCATCAAAAGTGCAACATGTATAGGTGCTCTTTCATAACCGAATAATGTATTAACATTTCAGAAATTACAAAATTTTGCAATTTGTTTCTCATCTCTCccattttctttgtcaagtatTGTTTGCTCTTATTTAATCTCTAGCCTTATCCCTGGCGTCACTTATAGAATATATACTAGTTCGAAAACTCACAATTTTTTGACCAAGAACTTTTGGAATATGTTTATTCCTGGACTGTAGGGAAAAATGGTGCTGTTATATGTTAACGTCTCTGCATCCGCATTCTGGTTTCGgatttcattcatttcttaTTGAAAGCATGCATGTTTCGTAtatcaaaaataataaaaaccatCAATAATGCTTATTTTGGTCTGCAGAAGCCTACACAAACTTGCATCCACActttcctcctcctccattggCAGGCTGTCTCGTTTTCTTTATTCAGGTACCAGATTGATGCTTGCGTAGATACTTTATGCTCTTGTGGTTCCGATCATATAATCATAGTTGACAAATGGAAAGATGTGTGCAGATAAATCTTTCGAGGTGTGTTTTCTGATGTTTGCCCAAGTCTGGAATCCCTGCCACGAGAGGGACTTCAACACCTTACTTCTCTTCAATATCTAACTATTTATAGTTGCCCGAGTCTGGAATTCCTTCCAGCAGAGGGACTTCTACACCTCACGTCTCTTCAAAAGCTACAAATTTCTGGGTGTCCAAAACTCCAATTCCTGCCACAAAACAGTTTGCCGCCATCGCTTTCTTACCTGGAGATCGACTATTGTTCCACCCTGGAGAAAAGGTATGAGGATAAGACGGGAGAAGATTGGGCCAAGATATCTCACATTCCTTTAATAAAGATAGGCAAACAAGTCATCATATCCGTATGAGCTCTGTCTCTCTCATACAAAGTTGTGCTTTTCGGCATTTCACTCTCAGGTATTTTGCATCTAATTAACTTCAgtagtttgaaaaataaaagacataACAGAAATAAGAATCATAGCATATTGATCAATTTTTTCTTTGCAGCAAAGAAGACACATTATCCCTACATTTTCAACATTTTCAACATTTTCAGATGGTATAAAAGACATAACAGAAATAATGTATTAACGTTTCAGAAATTACAAATTTTGCAATTtgtttcagaaataatgtattaaaattttcaacattttcttTCTCAAGTCTTGTTTGCTCTGAATTATTCTCTAGCCTTATCCCTTGCGTCACTAATAGAATATATGGTACTTCGAAAACTCACAATTTTTTGACCAAGAACTTTTGGAATATGTTTTATTCCTGGACTTTAGGGAAAAATGGTGCTGTTATCTGTTAAACTCTCTGCATCCGCATTCAGGTTTCGgatttcattcatttcttaTTTGAAAGCATGCATGTttcttatatataaaaaatagtaataaaaaCCATCAATACTGCTTATTTTGATCTGCAGAAGCCTATTTTCGACATGGGGGCACAAACTTGCATCCACActttcctcctcctccattggCAGGCtgtcttgttttctttattcAGATACCAGCTTGATGCTTGCGTAGATACTTTATGCTCTTGTTGTTCCGATCATATAATTGTAGCTGACAAATGGAAAGATGTGTGCAGATAAATCTTTCGAGGTGTGTTTTCTGATGTTTCTTTTcgtttcattctttttatttatctccAACATAAACTctttgatgagagagagagagagagtgagtgggGAGGGAGGGgcagagaaaaagaagaaatgttTTTGA contains the following coding sequences:
- the LOC137741956 gene encoding putative disease resistance RPP13-like protein 1; translated protein: MAAALIGEAFISASIQVLCDRIASADFGDLFRQKKLDEPLLMKLKTTLLTLYAVLNDAEEKQISNPAVRDWLDELKHAVFDAEDLLDEIDTEALRCKVEGEGQTEKLTKKVLNFISPSRSNFYRSMNVEIQGLLQRLDDFVQQKVALGLTEVVGRKVSQRTPTTSLIHEPFVYGRDEDKENLSKVLFSDDASEDDVSILTIVGMGGVGKTTLARALYNDDKVKEHFALKSWACVSEDYDAIRVTKTLLESVTSKPCNMTDLNLLQVELREQLKGKKFLFVLDDLWNEKYFDWKCLQTPFNFGARGSKVIATTRSENVASLMKNVPIQHLKPLSHEDCWMLLSKHAFGNENHNEHPTLEEIGKKIARKCNGLPLAAETLGGLLRCQRDFKEWNKLLNSSLWELPYDKSDILPALRLSYYYLPAQLKRCFVYCSLFPKDYQFKKEDMVLLWMAEGLIPQGFNGQRMEDTARSYFDELVSRSLLQKSGEDGFTMHDLLNDLGRFMSGGFFLRLEERESQEVKRLRHLSYARGEFDAAKKFEPLNGAKCLRTFLPISIHGFLSRISKKFLHDLLPSMKRLRVLSLSRYKNVAEVPDSVGNLIHLRYLDLSRTAIVNLPGAVCTLYNLQTLLLSYCHNLIELPADMRKLINLRTLTLTGCRRLTKLPADMRELSSLHYLDVSGTNIKGMPVEIGRLKSLRTLTDFVVRKYTGSSIGELRELQHLQGRLRISNLQNVVDVVDALEANLKNKKELNDLELAWGDEEADDSQKERDVLDKLQPSANLEKLTIRFYGGTSFPNWLGSSNSFSNIQFMWVSDCKYCLSLPSFGQLPTLKELHVQRMKFVRTVGVEFYGDLNGASVIQPFRSLKTLEFQEMPEWEDWLPSPSGGQCSDFPCLQVLRISYCKKLRGYLPNRLPCLKTLRVSGCEYLHLHDEWASSSSSGLNMDYLQNSLEIYIHGCPGLLPLIERVEKKFLSTLEISNFDAIQCLPKMKYLRSLVFRKCPTVSSLEFLSHEMMAELTSLEYLDISNSFHSVRSFPLGVFPKLSTLEIYGCENLESFSIEGVDHNLSHLNSLRIVGCPNLASFPDGGLPTPNLRELGVWECENLKSFPERIRTLTALERLYLFELPNLVSFAQGGLPPNLQYFEISGCDKVKPSVEWGLQGLVSLKQFEIIGEIWAPLLKEQLLLPTTLNDLCIAGLSNLEFLTREGLQHLTSLQYLTIYSCPSLEFLPAEGLLHLTSLQKLQIRGCPKLQFLPENGLPPSLSYLEIYNCSTLEKRYEDKKGEDWAKISHIPCIRINDEVII